The Apibacter raozihei genome contains a region encoding:
- a CDS encoding DciA family protein yields the protein MSIRRKEQTCNSALKSLIHDLGMEERLLLVKTEIIWKELMGPSITSHTKKIHTENQNLFLFMDSAVIRNELHLNKNKILEAIHNKLEKKYFKSIKFV from the coding sequence ATGAGTATACGTAGAAAAGAACAAACATGTAATTCTGCTTTAAAAAGTTTAATTCATGATTTAGGTATGGAAGAACGTTTATTGCTAGTTAAAACTGAGATAATTTGGAAAGAATTAATGGGGCCATCTATTACATCTCATACAAAAAAAATACATACCGAAAACCAGAATTTATTTCTATTTATGGATTCCGCAGTTATAAGAAATGAACTTCATTTAAATAAAAATAAAATATTAGAGGCTATTCATAATAAACTTGAAAAAAAATACTTTAAATCCATCAAATTTGTTTAA